One stretch of Saccharopolyspora erythraea DNA includes these proteins:
- the dnaN gene encoding DNA polymerase III subunit beta, translating into MDLDVTAPTRALAAAAADLVRLLPGRLLDPVLAGMVLTATPEGLELAGTDRERGIRLSRRARTHTEGRVLVPARPLAETLRNLDSVEVRLVVEGAKLALRTPNARFALPLLDLAAHPGVRAAPPRAGALDAALLPAVAVVAAATSRDDALPVFTGVHVKQRGDRLVLVGTDRFRMAVATLPWRPGTGDLDVLVPSGLLTEVAKQASGDEVVLRADADRVGLSWADAEVSTTLLDAPFPDESRHLLPEVDCAVEVRADEVAGAVRRVSPYAGAHGAVLLDVGDAEVRVRAADPQFGDAQEAVKATVTGDRFSPAFQPRYLADALQAFAGRTVRLGLRSGLRRSTVISDVDAPEADLRYVLMPKRS; encoded by the coding sequence ATGGATCTCGACGTCACCGCGCCCACGCGGGCGCTGGCCGCGGCTGCGGCCGACCTGGTGCGGCTGCTGCCCGGCAGGCTGCTCGACCCGGTGCTCGCCGGGATGGTCCTCACCGCCACCCCCGAGGGCCTGGAGCTGGCCGGCACCGACCGCGAGCGCGGCATCCGGCTGAGCCGCCGGGCCCGGACCCACACCGAGGGCCGGGTACTGGTCCCGGCCCGGCCGCTCGCCGAGACGCTGCGCAACCTCGACTCCGTCGAGGTCCGCCTCGTCGTCGAGGGCGCGAAGCTGGCGCTTCGCACGCCGAACGCGCGCTTCGCGCTGCCGCTGCTCGACCTCGCCGCGCACCCCGGCGTCCGCGCGGCTCCGCCGCGCGCCGGGGCGCTGGACGCCGCGCTGCTGCCCGCGGTCGCGGTCGTCGCTGCCGCGACCTCCCGCGACGACGCGCTTCCGGTGTTCACCGGCGTGCACGTCAAGCAGCGCGGTGACCGCCTGGTCCTGGTCGGGACGGACCGGTTCCGGATGGCGGTGGCGACGCTGCCGTGGCGTCCCGGCACCGGCGACCTGGACGTGCTGGTGCCGTCCGGTCTGCTCACCGAGGTCGCCAAGCAGGCGTCGGGCGACGAGGTGGTGCTGCGCGCCGACGCCGACCGGGTCGGGTTGAGCTGGGCGGACGCCGAGGTGTCGACGACGCTGCTCGACGCGCCGTTCCCGGACGAGTCGCGCCACCTGCTCCCGGAGGTCGACTGCGCGGTCGAGGTCCGGGCCGACGAGGTGGCAGGTGCCGTGCGCCGGGTGTCGCCGTACGCGGGCGCGCACGGAGCCGTGCTGCTCGACGTCGGGGACGCCGAGGTCCGGGTGCGGGCCGCGGACCCGCAGTTCGGGGACGCGCAGGAGGCGGTGAAGGCGACGGTCACCGGCGACCGCTTCAGCCCCGCCTTCCAACCCCGCTACCTCGCCGACGCGTTGCAGGCGTTCGCGGGCCGGACGGTCCGGCTGGGGCTGCGGTCCGGGCTACGCAGGTCGACGGTGATCAGCGACGTGGACGCTCCCGAAGCGGATCTGCGCTACGTGCTGATGCCCAAGCGGAGCTAG